In Pongo abelii isolate AG06213 chromosome X, NHGRI_mPonAbe1-v2.0_pri, whole genome shotgun sequence, one DNA window encodes the following:
- the C1GALT1C1 gene encoding C1GALT1-specific chaperone 1 produces MLSESSSFLKGVMLGSIFCALITMLGHIRIGHGNRMHHHEHHHLQAPNKEDILKISEDERMELSKSFRVYCIILVKPKDVSLWAAVKETWTKHCDKAEFFSSENVKVFESINMDTNDMWLMMRKAYKYAFDKYRDQYNWFFLARPTTFAIIENLKYFLLKKDPSQPFYLGHTIKSGDLEYVGMEGGIVLSIESMKRLNSLLSIPEKCPEQGGMIWKTSEDKQLAVCLKYAGVFAENAEDADGKDVFNTKSVGLSIKEAMTYHPNQVVEGCCSDMAVTFNGLTPNQMHVMMYGVYRLRAFGHIFNDALVFLPPNGSDND; encoded by the coding sequence ATGCTTTCTGAAAGCAGCTCCTTTTTGAAGGGTGTGATGCTTGGAAGCATTTTCTGTGCTTTGATCACTATGCTAGGACACATTAGGATTGGTCATGGAAATAGAATGCACCACCATGAGCATCATCACCTACAAGCTCCTAACAAAGAAGATATCTTGAAAATTTCAGAGGATGAGCGCATGGAGCTCAGTAAGAGCTTTCGAGTATACTGTATTATCCTTGTAAAACCCAAAGATGTGAGTCTTTGGGCTGCAGTAAAGGAGACTTGGACCAAACACTGTGACAAAGCAGAGTTCTTCAGTTCTGAAAATGTTAAAGTGTTTGAGTCAATTAATATGGACACAAATGACATGTGGTTAATGATGAGAAAAGCTTACAAATACGCCTTTGATAAGTATAGAGACCAATACAACTGGTTCTTCCTTGCACGCCCCACTACGTTTGCTATCATTGAAAACCTAAagtattttttgttaaaaaaggaTCCATCACAGCCTTTCTATCTAGGCCACACTATAAAATCTGGAGACCTTGAATATGTGGGTATGGAAGGAGGAATTGTCTTAAGTATAGAATCAATGAAAAGACTTAACAGCCTTCTCAGTATCCCTGAAAAGTGTCCTGAACAGGGAGGGATGATTTGGAAGACATCTGAAGATAAACAGCTAGCAGTTTGCCTGAAATATGCTGGAGTGTTTGCAGAAAATGCAGAAGATGCTGATGGAAAAGATGTATTTAATACCAAATCTGTTGGGCTTTCTATTAAAGAGGCAATGACTTATCACCCCAACCAGGTAGtagaaggctgttgttcagatatGGCTGTTACTTTTAATGGACTGACTCCAAATCAGATGCATGTGATGATGTATGGGGTATACCGCCTTAGGGCATTTGGGCACATTTTCAATGATGCATTGGTTTTCTTACCTCCAAATGGTTCTGACAATGACTGA